The DNA region TGCACCCGCGGGACGTGTTCCGCGAGGCGGCGCTGGCCGGGGCCGCGGCACTCGTGCTGTTCCACAATCACCCGTCCGGCGATCCGCTGCCGAGCCCTGAGGACCTGGCGCTCACGCAGCGGATGGTCGCGGCCGGCGAGGTGATGGGAATCGCGGTGGTCGACCACGTGATTCTCGGCGACTCGACCTACTGCAGCCTTCGCGACCTCGGCAAGCTGACGCGCTGACGACCTGACCATGCCTCGCTTCTACCTCACGACCGCCATCGATTACGTCAACAGCCGGCCCCACCTCGGGACCGCGTACGAGAAGATCACGGCCGACGTCATCGCCCGGTACAAGCGCCTCGCCGGCCTCGACACGCACTTCGTGATGGGCAACGACGAGCACTCGCAGAACGTGTTCCGTCGCGCCCGCGAGCTCGGCAAGGATCCCCTGGCCTACTGCGACGACATGGAGGGCCAGTTCCGCGAGGTGTGGCGGGCGCTCGACCTGTCGTTCGACGACTTCATCCGCACCACGCAGGGTCGCCACAAGGCGGCGGTCGAGACCATCGTCCGGCGGATTGCCGACGCGGGCGACCTGTACCAGGCCGACTACGAGGGGTGGTACTGCGTCGGCTGCGAGGCCTTCAAGCAGGAGAAGGACCTGGTCGAGGGACTCTGCCCGATCCATCGCACGAAGCCGGACTGGATCAAGGAACGCAACCACTTCTTCCGCCTGTCGGCCTACCGGGATCGCCTGCGCGCCCACTTCGCCGACCACCCCGACTTCCTGCAGCCGGAGAGCCGTCGCAACGAGATTCTGAGTCTCCTCGAGTCGGGCCTCGAGGACATCTCGATCAGCCGGGCGGGGCAGTCGTGGGGCATCCCGCTCCCGACCGACCCGAGCTCGGTGGTGTACGTCTGGTTCGACGCCTTGATCAACTACGCGTCGGCGGTCGGCCTGGGCACCGACCCGGCCCTGTTCGACACGTGGTGGCCGGCCGACCTGCACGTGGTCGGCAAGGACATCACGCGCTTCCACTGCGTGATCTGGCCGGCGATGCTGATGAGCGCGAAGCTGCCGGTGCCCCGGCAGGTGTTCGGCCACGGCTGGGTGCACCTGCGGGGCGAGAAGATGAGCAAGTCGCTCGGGACCGCCGTCGATCCGCTCGAGGCCGCGCAGCGCTTCGGTGCCGATGCCCTGCGCCTGTTCCTCACCAAGGAGATTCCGTACGGCGCCGACGGCGACTTCACCTTCGAGCGGTTCGAGGAGCGCTACAACGCCGATCTGGCCAACAACCTCGGCAACCTCGTGAGTCGCGTCACGGCGATGGGTGCGCGGTACCGGCAGGGGCACCTCACGCCCACCGCCTCGCCGTCACGTCTGCGTGACCTCGCCGAGACGACGGTGGGGGAGTACCGCGCAGCGATGGACGCCTTCGCCCTGCACCAGGGCGTGGCGTCGGTGTTCCGGTTGCTGGATGCGACCAACGAGTACCTGGCCGAGCGGGCGCCCTGGACCCTCGCCAAGGATCCCGCCAACGCCGCGGCGCTCGACGAGGTGCTCTTCACGGCGGCCGAGAGCCTGCGCCTGGCGGCCGTGCTGCTCGGCCCCGTCATGCCGGCCTCGTCGCAGGCCATCCTCGCGCGCCTCGGCGACCCGTCGCCCCTGGCGACACGCCGCCTGGCCACCGACGGCACGTGGCGCGCCGAGGGCGCGCGCACCGTCGCGGCCGGCGACGCGCTGTGGCCGCGCGCCGAGTCGGCCCCTGTCGTTCCTCCCGTGACGGCTCCGGCCGTCACCGTCGCCAAGCCTGGAGTTGCCTCCGTGTCCGAGCCAGAGTCGTCCCCCGTCCCCTCCGCCGCACCGCCCGCGGGCACGACCGCCCACGTTCCTGGCGCAACGCCGGTCCAGGTGGCCGTCGCCGCCGCACCAGAAGCCGAGGGCGGGGTCATCACCATCGACGACTTCATGAAGGTCGAGTTGCGAGTCGGCAAGGTGCTGGCCGCCGAGGCCGTGCCGAAGTCGAAGAAGCTGCTCAAGTTGACCGTGCAGGATGGCCCGGAGTCGGAGCGCACGATCCTGGCCGGCATTGCCGAGTCGTACACGCCCGAGGCGATCGTCGGCCGCACCATCGCGTTCGTGGCCAATTTGGCGCCCCGCCCGATGATGGGCCTCGTGTCGCACGGGATGGTCCTGGCCGCCGACACCGACGGCAAGGCGCAACTCATCTCGTTCGAGACGCCACCCGCACCCGGCACCCGCATTCGCTGAGATTTCAGAATTGCAGAATCTCAGAATTTCGGAAATTCAACAGCAACGTCAGGCTCCGAAGTGCTGAAGCGTTCGTGAAATTCTGAAATCCTGCAATTCTGCAATTCCGACAGTGCTGACAGGTGAACCGTTTCGATGCTGATTGACACCCACTGCCACATCGCCGGCGACGAGTTCGCCGAGGACCTCGACCTCGTCGTGGACCGGGCCCGCGCCGCAGGCGTCGAGCGTGCGATCTGCATCCTCGATGCGACCACCCGCGTCGAATTCGACAGGGTGCCGCGAGTGCGCGAGGCCTGGCCGGCGGTGCGGTTCGCGGCCGGCGTGCATCCGCACCATGCCGGCAAGGTCGACGCCGGCCGGGTGCGCGACGTGGTGGCGGCGGCCGTTGACGAGGTGGGTGCGGTCGCGGTCGGTGAGATCGGCCTCGACTACCACTACGATTTCTCGCCGCGCGAGACGCAGCGCGCGGTCTTCGGGGCACAGGTGGTCTTGGCGGTGGAGCGCCACCTGCCGGTGGTGATTCACACCCGGGAGGCCGACGCCGATACCCTCGCGGTGCTCGACGAGTCGGGGCAGGGGCGCGTGCGGGGCGTGTTCCACTGCTTCACGGGCGACCAGGCGCTGGCCGAGGCGGCCATCGCCCGGGGCTTCCACCTGTCCTTCTCGGGCATCGTCTCGTTTCCACGGGCCGGGGCGCTCCGGGAGGTGGCGGCGTGGGTGCCCGCCGATCGGTGGCTGGTGGAAACCGACAGCCCGTACCTGTCGCCGGCGCCGCACCGCGGCGGCCGCAACGAGCCGGCCCGCGTGGCCAGGGTGCTCGAGGTCCTGGCGGAGGTGCGAGGACTGTCGCTCGCTCAGGCGCGGGCGCAGGCGCAGGCCAACGCCGAAGCCGTGTTCGACGGGGTGGGCCCAACAGGTAGCGCTCGTTGACAGCGTTACCCTAATGTGTTGAGATTCCTGAGGTTCCGCACGTGCAGCCTTCCTCGTCTCCCTCTGATCTTGCGCAGTTGTTCGAGCCCGTCAGGGACGACCTGGAACGCGTCAACCAGGCCTTCCTGCGCCACATCGACTCGCGCGTCGAGCTGATCCCCGAGATCGGGAAGTACCTGCAGAACACCGGCGGCAAGCGCGTGCGCCCGGCCGTGATGCTGATGGCCAGCCGACTGGCCGGTGGGCACGACAAGAGCGACATGGCCGTGCTGTATGCCTCGGTCATCGAGTTCATCCACACGGCGACGCTGGTCCACGACGACATCATCGACGACTCGGAACTGCGGCGCGGCCGCCTCGCGGTGCATGCCCGCTGGGGCAACGACGTCACGGTCCTGCTCGGCGACTACCTCTACATCAAGTCGCTCGGGATGGCCCTGCAGTACGACCGCATCGACGTCCTCCGCGTGCTCTGCGACATCACGCTGAAGATGATCGAGGGGGAGCTCTACCAGCTCACCAAGAACGGCGACACCGAGATCACCGAGGACGAGCACTTCGACATCATCCGCCGCAAGACGGCGTACCTGTTCGCGGGCGCCTCGAAGATCGGCGGCATGGTGGGCGACATCACGCCCGCGCAGGAACAGGCGCTCTGGGATTACGGCTTCAATCTCGGCATCGCGTTCCAGTTGGTGGACGACCTGCTCGACTACACCGCCGACCAGGCCGCCCTCGGCAAGCCGATTGGCAGCGACCTGCGCGAGGGCAAGCTGACGCTGCCCATCATCCTGCTGCGCGATCGCGCCGCGGAGCAGTCACGGCCGATCATCGATCAGGTCGTTCGCGACGCCGACATCAGCGAAGAGGCCTGGCGGCAGTTGCTCGGCCTGCTGCGTGAGTACGACATCATCCCGCAGGTCACCCGCCGTGCCGGGGAGTACGCCGAGCAGGCCCGCGAGCAGCTCGCCTCGTTCCCGGAGAGCCGGGAGCGCGACGCGTTGGTCGGCCTGGCCGACTACGTGCTCGCCCGCGATCGCTAGGTACCCTAGGCGCATGCCCGCGCCCGCCGACCGCATCGACGCGCTCCGCGCACTCATCCGGCACCACGAGGAGCGGTACTACGTCCTCGACGATCCGGAGATCTCGGACGCCGAGTACGACGCGCTCGTCGGCCAGTTGCGCGATCTCGAGTCGGCCCACCCCGACCTGGTCACGCCCGACTCGCCCACGCAGCGGGTGAGCGGACGCCCTGCCGAGGGCTTCGCCACGGCCGAGCACCTGCGGCCGATGCTCAGTCTCGACAACGCGTACAGCGACGAGGACCTCGTGGCCTTCGACGAGCGCGTCCGCAAGGGTCTCGGTGGCGAGGACGCGGTCGCCTACGTCGCCGAGCTCAAGATCGACGGCCTCAGCATCGCGGTCACCTACGAGGACGGCGTCTTCGTGCGCGGCGTGACCCGCGGCGACGGCGTGGTGGGCGAGGACGTGTCGCTCAACGTCCGCACGATTCAGGCCATCCCCTTGCGCCTGAAGCAGGCGCCATCGGGTCGCCTTGAGGTGCGCGGCGAGATCTACCTGCCCCGCCCGGCGTTCGAGCGCCTGAACGAGGAGCGCGAGGCCGACGGCGAGCCGCTCTTCGCCAATCCCCGGAACGCCGCCGCCGGCACGTTGCGCAACCTCGACCCCGCCCTGGTTGCCAGGCGGGGGCTGCGCGCCTTCTTCTACCATGCCGTGCGGCCCGAGGACGCGGCCGGCGACGATGGGTTGCCCGCGACGCAGGCCGCGCTGATGCACGCGCTCGGCACGTGGGGCCTGCCGGTCGAGAAGCACTGGCGGCGCTGCGAAGGCATCGATGCGGTGAAGGCGTTCTGCGCGTCCTGGGCCGATACCCGGCAGTCGCTGCCGTTCGACACCGACGGCATCGTCATCAAGGTCGATCGCCGCGACGAGCGCGAGCGCCTGGGCTTCACCTCGAAGTTCCCGCGCTGGGCCACCGCCTACAAGTTCCCGGCGCAACAGGCGACCACGCGGCTGCTCCGCATCGACGTGCAGGTGGGGCGCACCGGCGCGGTCACGCCGCTCGCCGTGCTCGAACCGGTCCTGCTGGCCGGTTCGACGATCCAGTACGCGACCCTCCACAACGAGGAGGAGATCCGCCGCAAGGACATCAGGCCAGGCGACGAGGTGCTGCTCGAGAAGGGCGGCGACGTCATCCCGAAGATCGTCAAGCCGATCGTCTCGCGTCGCCAGGCCGGGTTGCCCCCCTTCGAGATGCCGACCCGGTGCCCGGTCTGCGCCAGTGCGCTCGAGCGGCCGGAGGACGAGGTCGTGTGGCGCTGCCCCAATCCGAGCTGCCCGGCCCGGCTGCGACGGAGCCTCGAGCACTTCGCGGGACGACGGGCGATGAACATCGACGGGCTCGGCGAGGCGCTCGTCGACAAGCTCGTGTCGCTGGAGCTCGTGCGCGATTTCGCCGACCTCTATCACCTGACGGTCGAGGGCCTGGCGGAGCTGAAGTTCGAGGCGCAGCCGCGCAGGAAGAGCGGCGAGGGCGACGAGCCCACGCCGCCGGCACGCACGCTCACACCGCGCCGCTTCGGCGAGAAGTCGGCCACGACGCTGGTCGCGCAGATCGACAACAGTCGGCGCAACGACCTGTGGCGCCTGATCTTCGGCCTCGGGATTCGCCACGTGGGCGAACGCGGCGCGCAGGCCCTCGCCTCGGCGTTCGGCACGATGACGGCCCTGGCGGGCGCCAGCGAGGCGCAGCTGCAGGCGGTGCCCGACATCGGCCCGGTGGTGGCCGCCAGCGTGCGGCGCTTCTTCGATGCCCCGGAGACGGCACGCCTGCTGGCGCGGCTCGAGGCCGCCGGCCTGAACATGGGTGCCCCCGTCGCCGACGGGCAGGGCCCCGGGCCGCTGGAGGGGCGGACCATCGTCCTGACCGGAGGGCTCGCGGCACTGACGCGTGACGAGGCGACCGAACGGCTCACGGCGCTCGGTGCCAAGGTCGCCGGGTCGGTCAGCAAGAAGACGTCGCTGGTCATCGCCGGCGAGGATGCCGGTAGCAAGCTGGCCAAGGCGCGCGACCTCGGCGTGCCGATCGGCGACGAAGCCACCCTGCTGCGCCTGCTCGCCGACCCGGCGACCTGGCCGCCTGCCTGAGACCTGAGCCTTGAGACCTGAGCCTGTATGAGCGGACGCATCCTGGTCATCGACGACGAAGCGGGGATCCGCGAGAGCCTGCGGATGATCCTCGAGTACGAGGGGTACGCGTGCCTGCTGGCCGCCACCGGTGAGGAAGGCATCGCCATGGCACGCAGCGAGGCGCCCGACCTGGTCTTCTCCGACATCAAGATGCCCGGCCTCGACGGGCTCGAAGTGCTGGCGCGGCTCAAGGCGATGGACGAGTCGCTGCCCGTCGTCATGATCTCGGGGCACGGCACCGTCGCCACCGCCGTGGAGGCCACGCGCCTGGGCGCGATGGACTTCATCGAGAAGCCGCTGTCGTCCGAGCGCGTGCTGCTCACCGTGCGCAACGGCCTCAAGGCGAGTCGCCTCGAGCAGGAGAACCGTCGGCTCCGCGGCGCCGAGGACGCGCGCTACAACCTGGTGGGCCAGAGTCCCGCCTTGCTGCAGGTGCTGGACGCCGTCGGCCGCGCCGCGCCGACCAACGCCACCGTGCTGGTGCTCGGCGAGAGCGGGGTCGGCAAGGAACTGGTGGCCCGGGCGATCCACCGCAACAGCCTCCGGTCGCGCGAGCGCTTCGTGCAGGTCAACTGCGCGGCGATTCCCGAGGAGTTGATCGAGAGCGAGCTGTTCGGCCACGAGAAGGGCAGCTTCACCGGCGCCACCGACAAGCAGATCGGCAAGTTCGAGCTGGCCGATCGCGGCACGATCTTCCTCGACGAGGTCGGGGACATGAGCCAGAAGACGCAGGCCAAGGTCCTGCGCGTGCTGCAGGAGGGCGAGGTCGAGCGCATCGGCTCGCAGCGCACGCTCAAGGTCGACGTGCGCGTCATCGCCGCCACCAACAAGGACCTCGAGGCGGCGATCGCCGACGGCACGTTCCGCGAGGACCTCTATTTCCGGCTCAGCGTGATCCCGGTGCACGTGCCGCCCCTGCGGGAGCGGCCCGAGGACGTCCCGCTGCTGGTGAAGCACTTCGCCGAGCTGTTCGCGGCCGAGGGCGGGCGGGCCCGCCGTTTCACCCCCGACGCGCTGGGCGTGTTGCAGCAGCACCGCTGGCGCGGCAACGTCCGCGAGCTGAAGAACACCGTCGAGCGCATCCTGATCATGGCGCGGGGCGAGGTGATCGACGTCGCCGACGTGCGCCAGTACCTGCGCGTCGACGGCCCATCCTTCATGCCCGTGCACGCGCCTGCGGCGCCCCCATCACCGGCCCCGATGGCGATGTCGGCCCCCAGCGTTGCGGCGCCGCTGGTGCCCGACCCCTGGTCGGCCGGCGTGCCGGTGTCGGCCGGGTCGGCGCCGACGGGCGGCGTGTCGGAGCCTCGTCCACCTCAGCCCAAGCCGACGACCCTGCGCGAATTCAAGGAGCAGGTCGAGCGCGAGTTCCTCGTCGAGAAACTGCGCGAGCACGGCTGGAACATCTCGAAGACGGCCGAGGTGATCGACACGCCGCGCTCCAACCTCTACAAGAAGCTCGAACAGTACGACATCAGCCAGGAGAAGGACGGGTAGAGCCGGCCGTCGGTATTCGGCGGTCGGCCATCGTGTGACGACGGGGGGCGCGAGAATCCGAAGGCCGTCCGCGCCGGGAAGGCCGTCGGGTATCATCCCTCTGCGGCAGTCGTCCAGGCGATCGCTGGCAATGGGCGCAAGTCCGTTGCTGGAGGAAAGTCCGAACTCCGCAGGGCAGTGCGCCGGGTAACGCCCGGGCGGGGCAACCCGACGGAAAGTGGCACAGAAAACACACAGCTGACGCGCACTTCGGTGCGCAAGCAATGGTGAAAAGGTGCGGTAAGAGCGCACCGCGCGGCCGGCAACGGACGTGGCAGGCAAAACCCCGCACGGAGCAAGACCAAATAGGGAGGCGCTCGAGGACGGCCCGTCCGAAGCCTCCGGGTAGGTTGCTCGAGGCCGTCAGCAATGCCGGTCCCAGAGGAATGATCGCTCGCTCGTGCGCCCGCAAGGGGGCGCGGGCCGACAGAATTCGGCTTATCGGACGACTGCAGCACTTGAGTCTGGATGTGCGCGCGAGGCGCGCGAGGAGACGCGGACGAGATGGCGTTCTATCTGGTGACGGGCGGGGCAGGCTTCATCGGATCGCACATGGTGGAGGCGCTCCGCGCCCGGGGCGACCGGGTGCGCGTGGCCGACAGCCTCGTCACCGGCAAGCGTGAGAACCTGGCGCACATCGATGACGTCGAGTTCCTGCAGGGCGACCTGGCCGACGAGGCGTTCGCCCGGCGGGCCGTCGAGGGCGTGGAGTACGTGCTGCACCAGGCGGCCATCCCCTCGGTGCCCAGGTCGGTCGAGGATCCCCTCTCCTCCAACCGGGCCAACATCGATGCGACGCTGAGCCTGCTCGTGGCGGCGCGTGACGCCGGCGTGCGTCGCGTCGTCTACGCCGGCAGCTCGTCGGCGTACGGCAACTCCGCCACGCTGCCCAAGCACGAGGAGATGCCGACCGCCCCGCTCTCGCCCTACGCGCTCCAGAAGCTCGTGGGCGAACAGTACATGCAGATGTTCACCACGCTGTACGGGCTGTCGACGGTGACCATCCGCTACTTCAACGTGTTCGGCCCGCGCCAGGATCCCTCGTCGGCGTATTCGGGCGTGCTGTCGCTGTTCATCCGGTTCCTCGTCGAGGGCCGCAGCCCGACGATTCACGGCGACGGCGAGCAGACGCGCGACTTCACCTACGTCGCCAACGTCGTCGACGGCGCGCTGCGCGCCAGCGTCGCGCCCGACGAGGCCAGCGGCCAGGTGATCAACGTGGCCACCGGCCGTCGCATCTCCCTCAACGACGTCTACCGCACGCTGAAGGGGATCACCGGCGCCACGGTGGACCCGGTGTACGGCCCGCCACGGGTCGGCGACGTGCGCGACTCGCTGGCCGACATCAGCAAGGCCTCGCGCCTGCTCGGCTACACGCCGATCGTGCACCTCGAGGAAGGCCTGCGCCGCACCTACGAATGGTTCGCCTCGACCCGGGTCGGCGCCTGATCGGCGGCGGCCGGTGACCTCGTCGTCGGCGCCGACGCTCGAGCGCACGCTCGGCACGTTCCAGCTCTGGGGCATCGCCGTCGGCCTGGTCATCTCGGGCGAGTACTTCGGCTGGAGTTACGGCTGGGCCTCAGCGGGCACCCTGGGCTTCCTCGTCGCGTCGGCATTCGTGGCGGTGATGTACGCCACGTTCATCTTCAGCTTCACCGAGCTCACCACCGCCATCCCGCACGCCGGCGGCCCCTTCGAGTACGCGCGGCGGGCCTTCGGTCCCGTCGGCGCGGTGATCGCCGGCATGGCCACCCTCGTCGAGTTCCTGTTCGCGCCGCCGGCGATCGCGCTGGCCATCGGCGCGTACATGCACGTGCAGTACGCGTGGCTCGAGCCGCGCTGGGTGGCCGTCGCGGCGTATGGCGTCTTCATGGGGCTGAACATCGCCGGGATGGCCA from Luteitalea sp. TBR-22 includes:
- a CDS encoding sigma-54 dependent transcriptional regulator, producing MSGRILVIDDEAGIRESLRMILEYEGYACLLAATGEEGIAMARSEAPDLVFSDIKMPGLDGLEVLARLKAMDESLPVVMISGHGTVATAVEATRLGAMDFIEKPLSSERVLLTVRNGLKASRLEQENRRLRGAEDARYNLVGQSPALLQVLDAVGRAAPTNATVLVLGESGVGKELVARAIHRNSLRSRERFVQVNCAAIPEELIESELFGHEKGSFTGATDKQIGKFELADRGTIFLDEVGDMSQKTQAKVLRVLQEGEVERIGSQRTLKVDVRVIAATNKDLEAAIADGTFREDLYFRLSVIPVHVPPLRERPEDVPLLVKHFAELFAAEGGRARRFTPDALGVLQQHRWRGNVRELKNTVERILIMARGEVIDVADVRQYLRVDGPSFMPVHAPAAPPSPAPMAMSAPSVAAPLVPDPWSAGVPVSAGSAPTGGVSEPRPPQPKPTTLREFKEQVEREFLVEKLREHGWNISKTAEVIDTPRSNLYKKLEQYDISQEKDG
- a CDS encoding TatD family hydrolase; translated protein: MLIDTHCHIAGDEFAEDLDLVVDRARAAGVERAICILDATTRVEFDRVPRVREAWPAVRFAAGVHPHHAGKVDAGRVRDVVAAAVDEVGAVAVGEIGLDYHYDFSPRETQRAVFGAQVVLAVERHLPVVIHTREADADTLAVLDESGQGRVRGVFHCFTGDQALAEAAIARGFHLSFSGIVSFPRAGALREVAAWVPADRWLVETDSPYLSPAPHRGGRNEPARVARVLEVLAEVRGLSLAQARAQAQANAEAVFDGVGPTGSAR
- the ligA gene encoding NAD-dependent DNA ligase LigA codes for the protein MPAPADRIDALRALIRHHEERYYVLDDPEISDAEYDALVGQLRDLESAHPDLVTPDSPTQRVSGRPAEGFATAEHLRPMLSLDNAYSDEDLVAFDERVRKGLGGEDAVAYVAELKIDGLSIAVTYEDGVFVRGVTRGDGVVGEDVSLNVRTIQAIPLRLKQAPSGRLEVRGEIYLPRPAFERLNEEREADGEPLFANPRNAAAGTLRNLDPALVARRGLRAFFYHAVRPEDAAGDDGLPATQAALMHALGTWGLPVEKHWRRCEGIDAVKAFCASWADTRQSLPFDTDGIVIKVDRRDERERLGFTSKFPRWATAYKFPAQQATTRLLRIDVQVGRTGAVTPLAVLEPVLLAGSTIQYATLHNEEEIRRKDIRPGDEVLLEKGGDVIPKIVKPIVSRRQAGLPPFEMPTRCPVCASALERPEDEVVWRCPNPSCPARLRRSLEHFAGRRAMNIDGLGEALVDKLVSLELVRDFADLYHLTVEGLAELKFEAQPRRKSGEGDEPTPPARTLTPRRFGEKSATTLVAQIDNSRRNDLWRLIFGLGIRHVGERGAQALASAFGTMTALAGASEAQLQAVPDIGPVVAASVRRFFDAPETARLLARLEAAGLNMGAPVADGQGPGPLEGRTIVLTGGLAALTRDEATERLTALGAKVAGSVSKKTSLVIAGEDAGSKLAKARDLGVPIGDEATLLRLLADPATWPPA
- a CDS encoding SDR family oxidoreductase yields the protein MAFYLVTGGAGFIGSHMVEALRARGDRVRVADSLVTGKRENLAHIDDVEFLQGDLADEAFARRAVEGVEYVLHQAAIPSVPRSVEDPLSSNRANIDATLSLLVAARDAGVRRVVYAGSSSAYGNSATLPKHEEMPTAPLSPYALQKLVGEQYMQMFTTLYGLSTVTIRYFNVFGPRQDPSSAYSGVLSLFIRFLVEGRSPTIHGDGEQTRDFTYVANVVDGALRASVAPDEASGQVINVATGRRISLNDVYRTLKGITGATVDPVYGPPRVGDVRDSLADISKASRLLGYTPIVHLEEGLRRTYEWFASTRVGA
- a CDS encoding polyprenyl synthetase family protein, giving the protein MQPSSSPSDLAQLFEPVRDDLERVNQAFLRHIDSRVELIPEIGKYLQNTGGKRVRPAVMLMASRLAGGHDKSDMAVLYASVIEFIHTATLVHDDIIDDSELRRGRLAVHARWGNDVTVLLGDYLYIKSLGMALQYDRIDVLRVLCDITLKMIEGELYQLTKNGDTEITEDEHFDIIRRKTAYLFAGASKIGGMVGDITPAQEQALWDYGFNLGIAFQLVDDLLDYTADQAALGKPIGSDLREGKLTLPIILLRDRAAEQSRPIIDQVVRDADISEEAWRQLLGLLREYDIIPQVTRRAGEYAEQAREQLASFPESRERDALVGLADYVLARDR
- the metG gene encoding methionine--tRNA ligase — translated: MPRFYLTTAIDYVNSRPHLGTAYEKITADVIARYKRLAGLDTHFVMGNDEHSQNVFRRARELGKDPLAYCDDMEGQFREVWRALDLSFDDFIRTTQGRHKAAVETIVRRIADAGDLYQADYEGWYCVGCEAFKQEKDLVEGLCPIHRTKPDWIKERNHFFRLSAYRDRLRAHFADHPDFLQPESRRNEILSLLESGLEDISISRAGQSWGIPLPTDPSSVVYVWFDALINYASAVGLGTDPALFDTWWPADLHVVGKDITRFHCVIWPAMLMSAKLPVPRQVFGHGWVHLRGEKMSKSLGTAVDPLEAAQRFGADALRLFLTKEIPYGADGDFTFERFEERYNADLANNLGNLVSRVTAMGARYRQGHLTPTASPSRLRDLAETTVGEYRAAMDAFALHQGVASVFRLLDATNEYLAERAPWTLAKDPANAAALDEVLFTAAESLRLAAVLLGPVMPASSQAILARLGDPSPLATRRLATDGTWRAEGARTVAAGDALWPRAESAPVVPPVTAPAVTVAKPGVASVSEPESSPVPSAAPPAGTTAHVPGATPVQVAVAAAPEAEGGVITIDDFMKVELRVGKVLAAEAVPKSKKLLKLTVQDGPESERTILAGIAESYTPEAIVGRTIAFVANLAPRPMMGLVSHGMVLAADTDGKAQLISFETPPAPGTRIR